The Raphanus sativus cultivar WK10039 chromosome 2, ASM80110v3, whole genome shotgun sequence genome includes a region encoding these proteins:
- the LOC108843394 gene encoding uncharacterized protein LOC108843394: MDDDTELLVSSDDQKMEDASTVNPTPAETAPPSSDDDSGESDSDSEDEAESNHQIETLESELSANPYNYDAYVQYIKLLRKTANLEKLRQAREAMSGMFPLSPSLWLEWARDEASLASSDNVPEIVKLYERGLSDYQSVSLWCDYLNFLREFDPSVHGYTPDGISKMRSLFERAIPAAGFHVTEGNRIWEGYREFEQGILDTIDKADLEERNKQIQRIRSIFHRHLSVPLKDLSSTLITYKAWELEQGTDLDIVSDDLSKVSPQVSVANKKAQLMYSERAHLEENISKKDLSDTEKFQQFMSYIKFEQTSGDPTRVQAIYERAVAEFPVSSDLWIDYTSYLDKTLKVGKAITHAYSRATRSCPWTGHLWTRYLLALERGSASENDIYAVFEKSLQCTFSSFEEYLELYLTRVDGLRRRMISTSMVETLDYSLIRETFQQASDYLTPQMQNTDSLVRLHAYWANLELNIGKDLAGARGVWDSFLKKSGGMLAAWQAYIDMEVGLGHVKEARSIYRRCYTRKFDGTGSEDICHGWLRFEREHGALEDFDHAVQKVTPRLEELQLIRLQQESAPVKPSAGVKEHNPQKSTREKRKAGPNVEDESSAKRQKSKGQKMNDEDAEGKTATVPNKKSIKSDTGKAADSKKEETEDAKPVKPKIFTDECTAFLSNLSAKAQEEDIRKFFSDVGGVASIRILHDKGTGKPRGLAYVDFVDDEHLAAAIAKNRKMLLGKKISIARSNPKKGKKDFTRRGNEGSGNSKDTSQVSDKAKAPLDAETEGEKRGNEVELRGKNTFAVPRNVKALGFTTPKPIAADETPKSNDEFRNMFLKK; encoded by the exons TATATAAAGCTTCTAAGGAAGACGGCGAACCTTGAGAAGCTAAGACAGGCAAGGGAAGCTATGAGTGGTATGTTTCCATTGAGTCCTTCTTTGTGGCTCGAATGGGCAAGGGATGAGGCATCTCTAGCCTCTAG TGATAATGTGCCTGAGATTGTGAAGCTTTACGAACGGGGACTTTCTGATTATCAG TCTGTATCTCTTTGGTGTGACTACCTGAACTTTTTGCGAGAATTTGATCCATCCGTACATGGGTATACACCTGATGGTATTTCAAAAATGAGGAGCCTTTTTGAACGTGCTATTCCGGCTGCGGGGTTTCATGTTACTGAAGGCAACAGAATATGGGAAGGATATAGAGAGTTCGAGCAAGGCATCTTAGACACTATTGACAAGGCTGACCTTGAG GAGAGGAATAAACAGATACAAAGGATTCGAAGCATATTTCACCGTCACCTGTCTGTTCCGCTGAAAGATTTGAGCTCCACCCTTATTACATACAAGGCTTGGGAGCTGGAACAGGGCACTGACCTTGATATTGTATCCGATGATTTGAGTAAGGTTTCTCCCCAGGTTTCTGTTGCAAATAAGAAGGCACAGCTGATGTATAGTGAACGTGCCCATCTTGAAGAGAACATATCTAAGAAAGATTTATCCGACACTGAAAAGTTTCAGCAATTCATG agttACATTAAGTTTGAGCAGACGTCTGGAGATCCTACCCGAGTTCAAGCTATATATGAACGTGCTGTGGCTGAATTCCCGGTTTCAAGTGACCTGTGGATAGACTACACCAGCTATCTTGATAAAACTTTGAAG GTTGGAAAAGCTATAACGCATGCCTATTCTAGGGCGACTAGAAGTTGCCCTTGGACTGGACATCTTTGGACCCGTTATTTACTTGCTTTAGAGCGTGGTTCTGCATCCGAAAACGATATTTATGCT GTCTTTGAGAAGTCATTGCAGTGCACATTTTCCTCTTTTGAGGAG TACCTGGAGTTATACCTCACTCGAGTAGATGGTCTGAGAAGGAGAATGATTTCAACTTCGATGGTAGAGACTTTGGATTATTCTCTGATAAGAGAAACTTTTCAG CAAGCATCTGACTATCTAACGCCCCAGATGCAAAATACAGACAGTTTGGTGCGTTTACATGCTTATTGGGCTAACTTGGAACTGAATATTGGAAAAGATCTAGCTGGAGCAAGAGGTGTTTGGGATAGCTTTCTGAAAAAGAG TGGTGGGATGCTAGCAGCCTGGCAGGCATACATTGATATGGAAGTGGGCTTGGGGCACGTAAAGGAAGCTAGGTCTATTTACCGGAGGTGCTATACAAGAAAGTTTGATGGGACTGGCTCAGAA GATATATGCCATGGATGGTTGCGCTTTGAAAGGGAGCATGGAGCTTTGGAAGATTTTGACCATGCAGTACAAAAG GTAACACCCCGCTTGGAAGAACTACAGTTGATTAGGCTTCAACAAGAGTCTGCACCTGTCAAACCGTCAGCCGGCGTAAAAGAGCATAACCCACAAAAGAGTACACGTGAAAAGAGAAAAGCTGGACCGAATGTAGAAGACGAGTCTTCAGCTAAGCGGCAGAAGAGTAAAGGTCAAAAAATGAATGATGAGGACGCAGAAGGTAAGACTGCAACTGtaccaaacaaaaaaagcaTTAAATCAGATACTGGAAAAGCAGCTGATTCAAAGAAAGAAGAGACAGAAGACGCCAAGCCAGTGAAGCCGAAAATCTTTACAGACGAGTGTACAGCTTTTCTTTCAAATCTCAGTGCTAAG GCGCAAGAGGAAGATATACGTAAGTTCTTTAGTGATGTTGGTGGTGTTGCTTCCATTCGCATTCTCCATGACAAAGGCACTGGAAAACCAAGG GGACTGGCATACGTTGACTTTGTAGATGATGAGCATCTTGCAGCAGCTATAGCAAAGAACAGAAAGATGTTACTTGGTAAAAAGATCAGTATAGCACGGTCAAATCCAAAGAAGGGTAAAAAGGATTTCACTCGGCGTGGAAATG AAGGTTCGGGGAATTCAAAGGACACATCCCAGGTTTCTGACAAAGCGAAAGCACCTCTTGATGCCGAAACAGAGGGTGAAAAGCGAGGAAATGAAGTGGAGTTGAGGGGTAAGAACACGTTCGCTGTCCCAAGAAATGTTAAAGCACTCGGTTTCACGACACCCAAACCCATCGCAGCAGATGAGACGCCAAAATCAAATGACGAGTTCAGGAATATGTTCCTTAAAAAGTAA
- the LOC108817544 gene encoding uncharacterized protein LOC108817544, producing MKVMKAVKKLKFWSRKKKKHKQASSSSQPHQCSCEYSSFVSAPLLEPVVAVEPTAPPLSFWFDETQGLYAPETSSASPWSTQFPQKQEETIFEIKPVSQVSDLRIHQSYQQYMVPNPSIGVPIIVESAPGKRSSVGIFGCVIELSSNVVRCFFPCFSH from the coding sequence ATGAAGGTTATGAAAGCAGTGAAGAAGCTAAAATTCTGGtcgagaaagaagaagaaacacaagCAAGCTTCCTCATCTTCTCAGCCACACCAATGCTCTTGTGAGTACTCCTCCTTCGTATCAGCACCTCTTCTTGAGCCCGTGGTGGCGGTTGAGCCTACAGCACCTCCTCTCTCGTTTTGGTTCGACGAAACTCAGGGTCTTTATGCTCCAGAGACATCATCAGCATCTCCTTGGAGTACTCAGTTCCCTcagaaacaagaagaaaccATCTTCGAGATAAAACCGGTGTCTCAAGTTTCTGATCTTCGCATCCATCAGTCTTATCAGCAGTACATGGTCCCGAATCCAAGTATTGGTGTTCCCATTATCGTAGAATCAGCTCCAGGCAAGAGATCATCAGTGGGAATATTCGGTTGTGTTATCGAGTTAAGTTCAAATGTAGTTCGTTGTTTCTTCCCTTGTTTTAGccattaa